In the genome of Nitrospinota bacterium, the window TGACCTGGGTCAATAACAACAATGAACATTTCAGAAGTACTCTTATCCTCCTTTACCATAGATGATCCTTGGATATCAGAGGAAAAGGGCTCTTTTGCAAAAGACAAATTTATAGAAAAAATCAATATTACCAAAGATGATATAAAGCTTCTTTTAAAGAAGCTCACATTGAAAACTTTCATGAAAAAAATATCCTCCTCGTATTAAATAAAATCTTAAGCTTAAATATATACAAAATCCTTTTTGGTAAAATCACTATCTTATAATCAATCAATCCTTTCTATTTCTGCCTCTTTAAATTCAGTATGTTCACTTTGGACCGTGCTCTTCTTTTTTTTAGAAAAAATATTTGATAAAACCCCTTTTTTTCTGAATTGTAAATTGGTTAATTGTTCATTTTTATAAATCAATTGCTTCTCCTTTTTCTTTATCTCTTCATCCTTCACTTTTATAGTATCTCTAAGTCTCTTTATTTCCCCATCTTTTTCTCTAATCCTTAATAATAGCCCGTTAATCTTTTCTTGAAGAGTCGTTAAAAAAATTTCATCTTTAAGCATAGTTTTTTTTGTATCTGTAGCGATTTTTTGTGACTCTATAATCATAAAATGAGAACATTTGGGACATTTTACTTTTACAAGATCTTTAGGAAGCTCCTCTTTAAAACGGTATGCTGTTTTACACCTCTGACATTCTATCTGCAATTGAGTATCCTTTTAGAACGATCTATCAGTAAATCCATGATTTTTAAATTAATATCCTTTAAAAATACTTATCAAATAATTATTTACATGTAAAGAAAAAACCTAAATTTATATAGGGGTTAGAAAGAAATGTGTTTTGCAATACTCTATTTCTGAAAT includes:
- a CDS encoding zinc-ribbon domain-containing protein gives rise to the protein MQIECQRCKTAYRFKEELPKDLVKVKCPKCSHFMIIESQKIATDTKKTMLKDEIFLTTLQEKINGLLLRIREKDGEIKRLRDTIKVKDEEIKKKEKQLIYKNEQLTNLQFRKKGVLSNIFSKKKKSTVQSEHTEFKEAEIERID